A region of the Verrucomicrobiota bacterium genome:
CCCGGGTAACAGGATCGGTCAGATCTCGGCCAGCCGCGCTTCCGAATCGCCAAAACGATCGAGACGAACCTCGAATTTGTCCATGAGCGATAGGAACAGGCTGCACATTTTGCGGTTGGGTTTGCCCCGGTAATCGAGAACGCGCCCGGTCTGCAATCTTCCACCCGCTCCTCCCACCATCATGACGGGGAGTTGCGTCGCGTCGTGGCTTCCGGTGAGCATGCTGGAACACATCATGAGCAGCGTATTGTCCAGAGCGGTTCGCTCCCCTTCCTGGATCGAGTCCAACTTCCGAGCGATGTAGGCCATCTGTTCCACGAAGAATTGATTGACCTTGAGCCAATCCGCCGTGTCGCTGTGCGAAAGCAAGTGGTGAATCATGTAGTCCACCCCCAGTTTTGGGAAACGCAGCGAGGAATGGTCGTTGTTGAGTTTCAAGCTGCAGAACCGCGTGGTGTCGGTCTGAAAGGCCAAGACCAGGATATCGCACATCAACCGCATGTGCTCGTCGATATCCTGGGGAATGCCATCGGGCGGACGCGGGATGTTGGGCTCGGCCGATGCGGGACGCCATCCCTGCAATTTGCGTTCCTTGCCGGCGGTTTCGATGCGCTGTTCCACCTCACGGACGGAGGCCAGGTATTCGTCGAGTTTGCCCCGATCGGAATAACCCAGTTTGCCGCGCAAGCTGGAAGCTTCGGTCAAGACCGCGTCCAACACGCTTTTGTCGCCCTGGCTCGATCCCGAGCGGAACAGGCGGTCAAAAGCGAGGGCGGGATACAATTCAAGCGGCGTGGGCGTGGTCGGCGAGCTCCACGAAATGTGGGAGCTGTAAATCATCGAATAGTTCTTGTGAACCGAGGAATTGGCTTTCTCACAAGCCAGGACGAGGCTGGGAACCTTGGTTTGATGCCCGATCTTTTGGGCCAATACCTGGTCGAAACTCGTACCCGACTTGATTTCTCCGCCGGAGGCCAGGGGCGCGCCAGAGAGCAGATTCCCCGTTTGCGAGCTGTGGATGTTTCCCTTGAGCGCTTCCTCGTTGTAGAGGCCGGTGACGAGCAGCGATTTTCTCTTAAACGGCTCGAGCGGTTTCAACACCGCGCCCAGTTCCATGGTTTCTCCGGAGCCGCGGGCCCACCATTCCTTGGAGTGGAATCCGTTCCCCGCGAAAAGGACCGCCAGCCGCGTGGGCGGCCCGCTGGCGGCGCGGGATCCTGCCGTCACGTCGCCCCACACCGGCAGCGACTCCATCCACGGCAAGGCCATCGTCACGCCCACCCCACGCAGAAAGGTGCGGCGGGAAAATCGGTATCCAAGTTGAGGGCTCATGGGGGGACTTTATCGTATCCGCCCGGAAAATGGGAAGCCTTGATTCCCGGTGATACGCGCACCAGCGCCGGGGCGTTCACGCCGCTTGGGCGGTTCTGGCGTTGCTGCTCCTCGGTCACAGACCGCTGGCGGGTATGCTCCCTCGTCGCGCCGAGCCAGAACCGCCCAAGCGGCGCAACAAATGCCCACCCAATTCATGAACAGCCCACTAGCGAGCGCCTGCTTTCGAACGTTCGATGGCGAAATCGACCAGTTCGCGGGAGCGAAAGTAAGGTTCGTGGAAGCTGTGCCCCTGCCCGGGCAGGACGATGAGGCGCACCAGTTCACCCACGCCAAGCTGTTGGTAAGCCTCCCGCAGGGCTTCCGAGTTATCCCGCAGAGGTACCACCTTGTCATCGTCGCCATGAATCAGAGCAAAAGGGATGCGGGCGCGCGCCAGCACTCCAGCCCGGGCGATGGGATTGAACTCCGCCACCCGACGCGTGAGTTCGGCTGGAGTGAAGCCGTAGGCGGGTGCGGCATTCGTGACGCCCGGATAAGTGCGGAAATCGTAAACCGGATAGATCCCGATGATGCCCGCCACACGGTCGGGCCGATGCAACGCCCAGCTGCTCACCCAAAGTCCTCCGCGGCTTCGCCCGAAGAGGCAAGACTTGCGTGCAAATCCACGCCGGAGAGTGAGTTCATCGTAAAGCGCGTCGAAGGCGCGATGGCTGGCGGGACTTCCGTAGGCCTCGCCCACGTCCACGCCGGCCACGGCGACCCCGGCGGCCAGGAATTGTTCGTGCATCCAACGTTCCGCTTCGTCGGGATAAGCCGGTAATGTCGGGGCGTAAAAAATCCAAGGCTGCGGGCTGCGCCGCTGGGACTCCGGGGGAAGGAAAAGAAAGGCGGGTCGTCCGTCGATCGTCAAATCCACCCGGGGCAGTTCCAATCGCGGCGGAGGCAGCTTGCGCGCGGGAGGCGGGGCGGATGTCGCGGTCCCCGGCGTTGCTTCGGCGAAGGTCATGTTCCCAGCCCGGCCTGACAGGATCAATGATGCGGCCAAAGGAAAGGAATAGAAGCAGGCTGGGAATTTCATGCCGCCATTGAAGCCCGGGCGATCGCGGCGGCCAATCCCAAATGAACGCTTCGGACTTTGCTTTTCGTGGGCTCGATTCCTAAGCTCCCGCTCCGTGGTGATCATGCATTTTCCACAGTCCAGGCAGATTCAAACTCACTCCGGGAAGACCGCCACGCGATCCTGGCGAGTTCGCAGCGCGTCACTCCGTGCGGCGGCAGCTCTCAGCCTTGCGGTGCTGGGTCTCGCCCTGGGGTCGGATGAGGTTCCGCGCATCGACAAGATTGAGCGGTTGGGTCCGGACGCGGTGACCATTCACTTCGACACCCTCCCGGACTTGAATTACGCCCTGCAGTATTCGGATGACGCACTGCGATTCCGCCCCGATCGGTCGGAGGCGACATGGTTCAGTTTGTTCGAGCTGCCGGCCTTTCCATTTCGAAACCATTTCGTGATCGTGGATCAAGTGGCCTCGCCAGCCCGGGTCTATCGCTTGAGCACCACTCGATGAATTTCGGAAGTTCGAGACGGGCGGGGCGGGGGTTTCGATCCGCGCTTCGCGGCTCGGTTCATTTTTGAGATGAGGTGCGGACCGGATAGAGACCGGGGCAGCATCCGAATTTCTCGTGAAAGGCCTGGCTGAAATGGCTGAGGCTTGAGTAGCCGACTTCCATCGCCGCTTCGGTGACATTGTGTTCCCCTTGGCGCAACAGTTCCGCCGCCTTCTCCAAACGCAAATCGCGCAGATACTGCGAGATGGTCTGGCCGGTTTGCGCCGAGAATATCCGGCTCAGGTAAAAGTGGCTGCATCCGATTTTGCGCCCGAGTTCCTCCAGGGGCGGCGGTTCCACGAGGTTCTGTTTGAGCAAAAAAGCGACGAGTTCCACGCGTTCCTGGGCCAGTCGTTGCTGGCGGGTGCAAAAGAATTCTTCTCCCTCCGGGGGTTGAACCAGAAAGGTGACCGCCAATTCGATCGCCTTGCATTGATACCAGATCGGATGGACCGAGGCGGACACGGGCGGATGCCGCAGGGATTCGACCATCAGGCGGGCGGGTTGCGCCAGCCGGGTCACTGCCACGCAAGGTTCGCCGGCGGGCCGGTCCTCCATCAGATCTCTCGCGATGGGGTGAAGGGAGGCGCTTAATCCTGGCAGGGATTGGTTGAGGAAGGGTCTCGAGTATTCAATGGTGAGAAACTGATGGTGCTGGCCTCCCAGCCGCGTGGCTCTCGATTTCTGCCCCGCCGTGCGATAGAATCCGGCGGATGGAGGATCGAACCGGCACTCTCCGCCGGAGGTGAAAACGACCCCTGTGCCAGAGAAGTTCAGGCAAAGTTCCAGCGAACCGGGATGGAAGGTCGCCGCCCAATCGAAATCGGATTTCGGGGTGAAATCGTGCCATTCGAAGCTGAATCCGGTGCCATGGAAACTGCCGTAAATCGGCTGCCAGCCGGGTCCGGCCGATCTCCAGGCTTCGACCTCCGAGAAAGGGGACTGGGAGGCGTCCGACTTGCGAGCGTCGCGCGCCTTGCCGGTCGTGCTTGATTTGGAACCCGCCGCTTTCAGTTCAATACACCCCGAGTACGTTGTTGAGATGAAGTCTCCCGGGGGATGGACTCGTTGGCAAGCGCGGCAATTTTCATTTTTGGCCGCAAGCATCCGCAAGAACCGGCTCAAGCTGCGACCCTGAACGTCCGGTGGTATGGAAGGCTGCTGGGGGGGCGCCATCCCCGGCACCCGTCCGCTCCGCCACTTCGCGCAATGCACCCTCAACGTCCGAGAGGCCCGTCGAGATAGCGGTGATAAATGCGCCCCAAACGATCCAACATGACCTCCACAGTGTGCTCGCGCATCACCATCTGCTGACCCTTCGCGCTGAAGGTGCGTGTTTCTTCGGGACGATCGAAGGTGGCTTGCAACATCTCGGCCAAGGCCGTCGCGTTTCCCGGAGGACAAAGCCGGCCCGTTTCGTTTTCTCGAATGATCGAGGGAAGGCCGCCGACCCGGCTCGCCACCACCGGTGTTCCCACCGCCAGCGCTTGCAACCCGACTTGGGGAATCGCCTCGTGTAAGGACGGGATCGCGAGCACATCCAACCCTCTCAAGATCTCCGGCACATCGTCCCGGGTGCCCAGAAATCGAATCCGGTCTCTCAATCTCAACTCCCGCGCCCGGGCCTCGACGGCTGGCTGGTTCGGGCCTTCCCCAACCACCACGCAGTTCATCGCCCGTCCCTTGTCCGCCAGTTGCTTCAAAGCGTCGAAGAGAAAGGTGTGACCTTTGGCCCGGCGGATGATTCCAATGATGCCCACGGTGGGGCCGCGTTCGGAAGTGGGGAAATCGAAGCTGGCTTTGGGTCCTGTCGCGGAAAATCGAGCCAAATCCACGCCGGTCGGCAAGGCATCCACGCGATCCGGCGGGAGGTGGAAAAGCCGCCGGAAATCGTCGGCGACTTTGGGGCTCGTGGTGATGAGATGATCGGCCAAGGTGCGATAAACATACTGACTGAGCCAGGGATTTCGCACGGGCACGTCAAAGTGACGGGAACGAATGACGAGGGGCGTGCGCGCCCATCGCGCGGCTAATCCCACGATCCAGCCGTCACGGGAACTGTGCGTATTGACGATGTCGGCTTGGAAACGCGTCAAAAACCGCGCGGCGCGAAGCACGTCAAACGGGAAAATCCACTTCCTCTCGGACAGCCGCTCACGCGTCATGGCGTCCTGAGCTGCTTCGCTGAAGATCCGGGCTTGCTCCGGGGCGAGGATACCCACGTGATGGCCGCGCTTCCGGAATCCGGCCAACTCCGCCCAAATGCGCCTTTCCTCTCCACCCCAGCCCAGCGAGGCTTCCGAGTGGATGATTCGCCAAGGTCTCGTGCAGGCAGGGGCGGGTGTGTCACGCAGGCCCATAGCAATGCGCCCGCCATGCTCCCAGGGGCGCGGGGCCGGTGACAATGACTTTGATGCGCGCGACGGGCTCGGAACTGAAACGGGTGAGCCTCGTCAAAGCGGCGAAGAACTTCCCCATCCACCTCATGGCGTCGAGCCGATCTCTTCACCCCCAAGAACCAACTCGGCCTCCATCACGGCGAGTTCCCCCACGCAGATGCGGATGGAGGCTTGCACCAAAGATCCCATGCGAACACGCACAACCGCGTGAATGTGGAGCAAATCTCCGGGCCGAGCAGGGGCTAAAAACTTGGCGGCACGGATCGAGGCCAGCTTCAGATTGGGAATCCGAGCCTGCTGAGGATCATGCTGCGCCACCACGCCTGCCACTTGCGCGCCGCATTCCACGAGCAGCACGCCGGGCATGAGCGGACGGTTCGGAAAATACCCCGCCAGATAGGGAGCCGTCTCAGGAATCCGGTAAGCACCAACCCCCGAGTGGCCCGGAACCCATTCGAGCAATCGATCCACAAATCGGAATTCAGGACCGTGAGGAAGCGCGTCCAGTGCAGATTCGAGGGGCGATCTCATGGGACGGAGGTCGCGGCGCCGGCGGCCCGAATGGCATAACCTTCCAGGGAGGGAAACTCCAGCACGGACGGCGGCAAGCCCGTGTTGACGGTTTGCCTTTGGAATCTGTTTTCCATGGTGGAGCCGTCGGACAAGCGCAGGAGGGTCAACAAAAGGGTGGGTGGATCACCCGCCAAGCCCAAGCGCAGTTCCGGCAGGAATCGGCGCGCGCTGGCGGCCCGGGGCGCCAGCAACAGTAGGCTGAGTTCGTTGGATCGCGTCATGGAAATCGGGCGGAATCGCTTTTCCAAGTCCGCTTTGGACTGCGGGAAGCCCGCTTCAAACAAGGCGGACAATTGCGCCCACGCCGATCCACCGCCGGCACCAAGGCCATATCGCTCGGCGCGTTTCAGTTTGGGATAGATGATCCAGACCGTGTTGGACGACCGCAGGGCAATGGTCTTCGCCGGTTCTCCCAGTTCCCATCTGAAAAAGTCAGGCGCCTGGTACCATACCCGCCCCGTCGTCTCCAAGGGCACGCTCACGGTTGCCAATGTTCGGACCTGCACGAACTCCGCCTGCCATGTGCGGATCTGAGACTGCGCCTGCCACCACTCTTCCCAACGCACCTTCTCCGCCGCCTCGACGGCAGCAGCCGCGAAGGTCGAAGGCGCGAGCCATGCGGTCAAGACGACCACGATGCATTGCCGATAGAATCCTCTCGCGAGGGGGCCGAGGATCGGGAACCCGCGGCCGAGCATGGAGGTGGGCGAGGCACTGGGTTGGCGAACCCGCCCCACGCCCCACCATGGAGACCGCCTGTCTGCAGAAGGCGCCACGGGTGATGTTGTGGCTTGCACGTGACGCCTCAAGGGTTGTCCGATCCCCCCTGCGAGTTCAAGCTGGAGGGAGTTTGGCGTTCCCACACGGGAACGAATTGGAACCATTGGGAAGCATAACGCTTGAGCAGGGGCTCGAACGAATGCGTCAACTGCTGGAGAAAACCATGGCGGCCCGAGGGAGACGCCAACGCATCGCCATGGATCCCGGGAGATTCAAGGAGATGGACCGCGTAACCTGAAGCCTCACGCACCACGGCCACAGGCAACACAACGCATCCCGAGGCTTGCGCAAGCAACGCTGGGGCCGGAGAAATCGCCAAGGACGAACCGCAGCAGGTCACGACACTGTTGCCCTTGACCTCCGTGCGGTCGAGCAAGAGCGCCACGCAGTGGCCTTGTCGAAGTTTCTCGATCAGTTCCAGAAATGCAAAGTCGCCCCGCCCTAAAACGAAAGTGCGAACACCGCGGCGAGCCCGGGCCGCCTCCCTCCAAGCCGTCAACAGAGGATCCGGTTCGGGCGCGGTGACCACCCAAACCTCCCGGCCGGCCGCGGCCAGCCATGCCGCTCCCAGCTCCCAATTACCCAGGTGCATCGTCACCAACAACACCCCCCGGCCCTGAGCCAGGGATGCCTCGAAACGTTCCCGGCCATGCCAACTCGCGGCGGGAATGCTTTCCCGCCCACCCTCCAAGCGCAGGAGGTCCGCCAGTTTCTCGGCGAATTGGTCGTAAAGCGCGCGTGCCTGATGTTCCGCCTCCCGCAAATCGCCGGCACAGAGCGGTTCGAGATTGTGGCGGACCCTCTCAAATCTTTGCCGGTTCCATGTTCGATCCAGCCGACAAAACGATCTCAGAACCGTCGAGGTTAGGACGCGCGGAAGCCGCGCCGCCAGTCGTGCGGCCTGGATCCATACCCATCCTGAATAATAGCAAGGCGGTCTGACCTTCTGCTTGGCCAGGGGGAAGCGGCGGCGAAGCTGAACCCGGACGCGAGGTATCAAGAGGGTGGAGATTGAAGCCGCCCCGAGGATGCCGACTGAGCACAGCTTGCCCAGACTGGCCAGTCCGCGATTCTCCGCCCACGCCAGTGAACCGAAACCCGCCATGGTCGTCGCGGCACACAACCAGACGGCCTTCGTCATAGATCGCGCGTGCGCCTGATCGGGCCCCTCCGATGCCGCTCCCGGGCTCCCGGACCCGGAAACGGCTTGCTCCTCATCACGTCGCAAGGCCAGCAGCATGTGGATGGAATAATCGACTCCCGCACCGAGCAGCACAGGAATCGCCATGAAATTCATCAGGTTCCAGGACCAACCCGCAACCTGCATCATGCCCAAGAGGGCCAAGACCGAGAGAGCCAGGGCCATCACACTCAGGATCCACTCAAGCACGGAACGAAACGTCAGACCCAATGCGGCGAGGACGCAAATCAGGACCGGTGTCAGCACCGGCCAAAGTTCTTCACGAAGGAGTCCTGCCAGATCTTCCGCGAGCATCGACCAACGCGTGACGTGACAGCCGGGGATCTTCAGGAGCTCGCCTACCCAAGCGGGGCGAGCCCCCACGTGGACCTTGGACGCAGGCCAGGCCACGGCCAGAGCCACGGATTCATGGTCCGGGGCCGAACGAAATCGGGACATGATCTCCTGACTGACGGAATCGTGCGGCACATGATAGCGTGGCTCTTGCAGCGCCTGGCTCCAGGCGGCAAAGACGCTCTGCTGCAGCAGAATTGCTTTCTCGGTGAATCCGGCGGCGCGGATGAGATCCGCGAGGGCTTCCTTCTGTTGAACAAGCATCCGGACGCGTTCACGATTCGCAGCTTGGTGAGCTGGATTCGGCCAGAAATCGATGGGGAACACGGTGTCGGCTGGAGCTTCCGCACCGCTTTGTTTCAATGCCACCGACATTTTTTCCAGCGCCACCCGAACTTCCGCATCGGATGCGCCTCGGGCGATGAGGAGATACGGCTCCGCCATGTTCGTGGCGGCGGCCTGGCGGAGTCGGTCCCAGGTTCGATAAGCCTCGCCTTCGGATGGGCGCAGGGCGTCAGTGGATGGATCGAATCGCGGCCAGCCGCGCGCCACGAGAACGCCCAGCAAACCCAGCAGCGCTCCGACGGAGAGGATCGTCGAAATCGTTTGCCATCTCCATTCCCTCATGGTCTGACCCGCGTCTTTGACGGGCACGGTCTCCTTCGAGGCGGTGGCCAAGTTCACGCTCGAGTTGGTCTGGAAGCATCGAGGCGTGGCTTCGGGAAAGAGCCCGATCATGACGCCGGCGCCGATGAGAACTCCGAAGCCCACCAGCGTGCCCAACTGGCCCAGACCCGGCAGTCCGCTCAAATGCAGGCAGAAAAATGCGACCGCCGTGGTCAGCGCGCCCCAAAGGATCCCCGGCCCAACCCGGCGGCGCGCCTCGGCGGACGTTGAACCTCGCTCCAAATCCTGTTGCAAAACCACTCCGTAATCCACAACCAGGCCGGCCAAAATCGCCGCGAATCCGAGGCTGACCACGTTCAAAGATTGAAACCAGATCGCGCCGGCCGTTCCGGCGAGCACCATGGTCAGGACGAGCAGGGCGACCAATCGCAACAGGGGTTTCCAACGGCGATGCGCCAAACCGAAGAGCAGGACGATGATGAACGTGGTGCCGGCGACGGATCCAGCCATGTCGCGCCTCATCACTTCGGAAATCTCAGCGGTGAACACCGGGGTTCCCGTCATCGAAGTGCGGATGCCGCCGAACTCCGCGGTCCGCTGGCGCCAATCCTCGATCTCGGCCCGGAGTTCCCGGATCCATAACGCGGCGGAATTGTAATCACGCGACGCGTCCCGCGCTCGCACGCGAATCCAACGCACTTGTCCGGCGGAAGCGGAGAACGCATCCAATCCGCGTGGCCGGTGCTCCGTCTGCTCCCGGGTCAACGGGGCGAGTCCCAATGGGTCGTATCCCAAACGAGCCAGTTCCTCCGGAGAAGCCGATTCGCGGAGTCGGTTCAGTGCCGTGGCCAGTGACTCCTCCAACCGCGGTGACTGCAGCCGGTCGAACAAGGTCTGTAATGGTTCCGGCGGTCCATTGTACCAGCCGTAAGCGATCCAAGAGGCCCATTGATCAGGGGACTCAGCCCACACGGGACGCCAGGAGGCGGCCGAGATGAGCCGGGGCCGGGCTCGCAAGTGATTCGCGAGCGATTCGGCGGCGGCTTCCAGTTGATCGGCGTCCTCGTGCTCCAGCAGAATCAGCACTTCCCCGTCCGCTTGAAAGTGTTGCTGGTGAAGACGCAATCCTTGAACCGAAGCCAAATCCGGGGGCAAGAGCCCAAGCACCTCGGTATCCAGCCGGCCCCGAGTCCACGCCCACCAGCACAGCAGGAGCAAACCCGCCAAAGAACATGCGGAGGCGCGCCGGCTCATGGCGAAGCGAGATAGCCATGCAGTTTTTCACCCGTGGCGGCGCGTTCGAGCTCGAAGGTGTCTGGACCAGGCTTTCTCCAAGTCCACCCGGCGGCGGGCGTGCCGTCCTTCCAGGCGGCGGCGAGTTGGCAGGGCAGGATGGAATCCAGGGCGGCACCGGAGGCACTTCGCACCACTCCCCGCGCCGGGACGACATAACGTCCCTGCGAGCCCTCGCCTTCAAAACGGAAGAGGACTACCGGG
Encoded here:
- a CDS encoding DUF1552 domain-containing protein; translated protein: MSPQLGYRFSRRTFLRGVGVTMALPWMESLPVWGDVTAGSRAASGPPTRLAVLFAGNGFHSKEWWARGSGETMELGAVLKPLEPFKRKSLLVTGLYNEEALKGNIHSSQTGNLLSGAPLASGGEIKSGTSFDQVLAQKIGHQTKVPSLVLACEKANSSVHKNYSMIYSSHISWSSPTTPTPLELYPALAFDRLFRSGSSQGDKSVLDAVLTEASSLRGKLGYSDRGKLDEYLASVREVEQRIETAGKERKLQGWRPASAEPNIPRPPDGIPQDIDEHMRLMCDILVLAFQTDTTRFCSLKLNNDHSSLRFPKLGVDYMIHHLLSHSDTADWLKVNQFFVEQMAYIARKLDSIQEGERTALDNTLLMMCSSMLTGSHDATQLPVMMVGGAGGRLQTGRVLDYRGKPNRKMCSLFLSLMDKFEVRLDRFGDSEARLAEI
- a CDS encoding beta-hydroxyacyl-ACP dehydratase is translated as MRSPLESALDALPHGPEFRFVDRLLEWVPGHSGVGAYRIPETAPYLAGYFPNRPLMPGVLLVECGAQVAGVVAQHDPQQARIPNLKLASIRAAKFLAPARPGDLLHIHAVVRVRMGSLVQASIRICVGELAVMEAELVLGGEEIGSTP
- a CDS encoding glycosyltransferase family 4 protein, which translates into the protein MGLRDTPAPACTRPWRIIHSEASLGWGGEERRIWAELAGFRKRGHHVGILAPEQARIFSEAAQDAMTRERLSERKWIFPFDVLRAARFLTRFQADIVNTHSSRDGWIVGLAARWARTPLVIRSRHFDVPVRNPWLSQYVYRTLADHLITTSPKVADDFRRLFHLPPDRVDALPTGVDLARFSATGPKASFDFPTSERGPTVGIIGIIRRAKGHTFLFDALKQLADKGRAMNCVVVGEGPNQPAVEARARELRLRDRIRFLGTRDDVPEILRGLDVLAIPSLHEAIPQVGLQALAVGTPVVASRVGGLPSIIRENETGRLCPPGNATALAEMLQATFDRPEETRTFSAKGQQMVMREHTVEVMLDRLGRIYHRYLDGPLGR
- a CDS encoding outer membrane lipoprotein carrier protein LolA — its product is MVPIRSRVGTPNSLQLELAGGIGQPLRRHVQATTSPVAPSADRRSPWWGVGRVRQPSASPTSMLGRGFPILGPLARGFYRQCIVVVLTAWLAPSTFAAAAVEAAEKVRWEEWWQAQSQIRTWQAEFVQVRTLATVSVPLETTGRVWYQAPDFFRWELGEPAKTIALRSSNTVWIIYPKLKRAERYGLGAGGGSAWAQLSALFEAGFPQSKADLEKRFRPISMTRSNELSLLLLAPRAASARRFLPELRLGLAGDPPTLLLTLLRLSDGSTMENRFQRQTVNTGLPPSVLEFPSLEGYAIRAAGAATSVP
- a CDS encoding alpha/beta hydrolase, whose product is MKFPACFYSFPLAASLILSGRAGNMTFAEATPGTATSAPPPARKLPPPRLELPRVDLTIDGRPAFLFLPPESQRRSPQPWIFYAPTLPAYPDEAERWMHEQFLAAGVAVAGVDVGEAYGSPASHRAFDALYDELTLRRGFARKSCLFGRSRGGLWVSSWALHRPDRVAGIIGIYPVYDFRTYPGVTNAAPAYGFTPAELTRRVAEFNPIARAGVLARARIPFALIHGDDDKVVPLRDNSEALREAYQQLGVGELVRLIVLPGQGHSFHEPYFRSRELVDFAIERSKAGAR
- a CDS encoding helix-turn-helix transcriptional regulator, with the protein product MAPPQQPSIPPDVQGRSLSRFLRMLAAKNENCRACQRVHPPGDFISTTYSGCIELKAAGSKSSTTGKARDARKSDASQSPFSEVEAWRSAGPGWQPIYGSFHGTGFSFEWHDFTPKSDFDWAATFHPGSLELCLNFSGTGVVFTSGGECRFDPPSAGFYRTAGQKSRATRLGGQHHQFLTIEYSRPFLNQSLPGLSASLHPIARDLMEDRPAGEPCVAVTRLAQPARLMVESLRHPPVSASVHPIWYQCKAIELAVTFLVQPPEGEEFFCTRQQRLAQERVELVAFLLKQNLVEPPPLEELGRKIGCSHFYLSRIFSAQTGQTISQYLRDLRLEKAAELLRQGEHNVTEAAMEVGYSSLSHFSQAFHEKFGCCPGLYPVRTSSQK